In one Culex quinquefasciatus strain JHB chromosome 2, VPISU_Cqui_1.0_pri_paternal, whole genome shotgun sequence genomic region, the following are encoded:
- the LOC6043220 gene encoding cytochrome b561 domain-containing protein 2, protein MTAEASLKTEEPLVNCLAVAFNTINHVLIGYVTIYLSYVSYMNGFGKLFTWHMFLCTIGYQFFMAESFLTLYSANSWTVLYGNEVKRRWHWVLQAFGFVAIFVGVGLEIYIKEDNGRAHFKSDHAITGLVSMVFLVLSMMNGLAALYAMKIKHLIKPIYIKLSHYLTGIVAFVIGMVSLMLEYSPRRMQSAENVNMLISFSSITIILTLIGVSKTMFNQFKGMMS, encoded by the exons ATGACTGCCGAAGCTTCGTTAAAAACTGAAGAACCGCTGGTTAACTGTTTGGCGGTTGCTTTCAATACCATAAATCACGTGTTGATAGGTTACGTTACGATATATTTGTCTTATGTTTCCTACATGAACGGATTTGGCAAGCTGTTCACGTGGCACATGTTTCTGTGTACAATTGGA TATCAATTCTTCATGGCAGAATCCTTCCTAACGCTGTACAGTGCCAATTCTTGGACAGTTTTGTACGGCAACGAAGTGAAACGGCGCTGGCACTGGGTTCTGCAGGCCTTTGGATTTGTGGCGATCTTTGTGGGAGTCGGCCTGGAGATTTACATCAAGGAAGATAACGGGCGGGCACACTTCAAGTCCGACCACGCGATTACCG GATTAGTCTCAATGGTGTTTTTAGTGCTGTCTATGATGAATGGGCTGGCGGCACTTTACGCGATGAAAATCAAACACCTAATCAAGCCTATTTATATCAAATTGTCCCACTACCTGACCGGAATTGTGGCGTTTGTTATCG GAATGGTTTCCCTTATGCTGGAATATTCACCACGAAGAATGCAATCGGCAGAAAATGTAAACATGTTGATCTCATTTTCTTCCATAACTATCATTCTGACGTTGATTGGTGTTTCGAAAACCATGTTCAACCAGTTCAAGGGAATGATGAGTTAG
- the LOC119766344 gene encoding uncharacterized protein LOC119766344, giving the protein MEFNCKKCNEPVLANRADFLTCLQCDSRYHAGCLSRNNSTPNPEWFCEECSAVMCQYGPLMLTVLDLRKLEEEIVVEKRNLRKKFAVLQTQLDTIQGKTKTLVDTFSSTSSVGEAQMLCAALRDEFTRLYAVQQSPTKVHTEDHLQQMFARQVIPSDLPKFSGRPEDWPIFISSYNNSTEACGFSNVENLIRLQRCLEGPALQSVSSKLLLPKCVPQVISTLKLLFGRPDLLISTLLSQIRRIQAPESEDLNSLIHFGLAVQNLADHIVAAGLHDHLNNPCLLQEMVSKLPTHMKLRWATHKQLLGVVNIASFSAFMYEIVVAASQVTSTMVTTVTREIPLEREDAHCCESDAARDQVPEVDSRLSRRERNNRCLICDENGHRSQYCAVFKTMPVSERWDNVNRAQLCPSCLNRHLPWPCKTATACGIEGCGLKHHRLLHTALQNPPSTSGACFTSSKTEISAGLKYVPVRLYGKSKTVDTYAFIDEDQQRRWWKAV; this is encoded by the coding sequence ATGGAGTTCAACTGCAAAAAGTGCAACGAACCGGTGCTGGCAAATCGTGCAGATTTTCTTACGTGTTTGCAGTGTGATTCACGCTACCATGCAGGCTGCTTGAGTAGGAACAATTCCACACCTAACCCGGAATGGTTCTGCGAGGAATGTTCCGCCGTAATGTGTCAATATGGACCGCTGATGCTCACTGTTCTGGACCTACGGAAGCTGGAGGAAGAGATTGTTGTGGAAAAGAGGAATTTGCGGAAGAAGTTCGCTGTTCTACAAACTCAGTTGGACACGATACAAGGGAAAACTAAAACTCTGGTGGACACTTTTTCTTCGACATCATCGGTCGGGGAAGCCCAGATGTTATGCGCAGCGCTGAGAGACGAGTTTACCAGGTTGTATGCTGTTCAGCAATCGCCAACAAAAGTACACACTGAGGATCATCTTCAACAGATGTTTGCGCGTCAGGTCATCCCATCTGATTTGCCCAAGTTTAGTGGTAGACCCGAAGACTGGCCGATATTTATTAGCAGCTACAACAACTCCACGGAAGCCTGTGGTTTCAGCaacgttgaaaatttgattcggTTACAGCGTTGCCTCGAAGGTCCAGCTCTCCAGTCTGTGAGTAGTAAGCTTCTGCTGCCGAAGTGTGTTCCTCAAGTGATCTCCACCTTGAAGTTACTGTTCGGTAGGCCAGATTTGTTGATATCAACTTTACTATCACAAATTCGCCGCATACAAGCCCCTGAAAGTGAGGACCTCAACTCACTAATACATTTTGGGCTAGCAGTGCAAAACTTGGCAGATCATATTGTGGCTGCTGGACTTCACGACCATCTAAACAACCCATGTCTGCTGCAAGAGATGGTTTCTAAATTACCAACACATATGAAACTAAGATGGGCCACTCACAAACAACTTCTTGGTGTGGTGAACATTGCGAGCTTCAGTGCCTTCATGTACGAGATCGTCGTAGCAGCCAGCCAAGTTACCTCCACAATGGTCACCACTGTAACTCGTGAGATACCCCTAGAACGCGAGGATGCTCATTGTTGTGAAAGTGACGCAGCAAGAGATCAAGTACCGGAGGTGGATTCGCGATTGAGCCGCCGAGAGAGGAATAATCGATGTCTAATCTGTGACGAAAACGGACATCGGTCTCAGTACTGTGCAGTGTTCAAAACAATGCCGGTCAGTGAACGCTGGGACAACGTAAACAGAGCGCAGCTGTGCCCTAGCTGCCTGAACAGACATCTGCCGTGGCCCTGCAAGACCGCTACAGCTTGTGGAATTGAGGGATGCGGTCTGAAACATCATCGACTACTGCATACAGCGCTGCAGAATCCACCTTCGACATCTGGAGCATGTTTCACGTCGTCGAAAACGGAGATTTCTGCTGGTCTGAAATATGTTCCGGTACGATTGTACGGGAAATCTAAGACAGTGGACACGTATGCGTTTATCGACGAGGATCAACAGCGACGATGGTGGAAAGCAGTCTAG